GCATTGCGGTCGCCGCGCAGCAGCGCGCGGTAGGCATCGACGATGCCGCTGAGGGCGGGGGGCGCCATGTTGAGCGAGATAGAGCGGGTCTGGCCCTGTGCGTCGACCAGTGTGATGCGGTTGCCGTTGAGCGTAAAGCGTTGTTTGACGGGCGCGGTGATGCGTTTTTCGAGGAAGTCGGGTTTGCGGTAAATCAGTTCGCCGTGCAGCGTGAGCGCGCGGGTGAGGATGGAGAGGTGTCGGACTTCCGTGAACGGGACTTTGATGCTTTGCACGTTGGCAAGGTCGCCAAGGACTTGCCCGAAGGTGATGTTGGCGGCGTGCGCGAACGGGGCGATCAGCAGGGTGAGCGTGAGTCCTGCAGCACCGAACAGCTTACGTATGAAAGCGCCAGAAGTCATAGAAGTTGAACCAGTTGTAGGGGGCGTTGCGTAGCTGGTGTTCGAGGCTTGCCGCGTAGCGTTGCACGAGTTCCTGCGCTCGGGCATCACGCGCATTGCGCGGGGTTTCGGTGCCATCGTCCAGGCGCTCGAACTGTAGCACATAGCGCCCGGCGCCCTGGTACAGCCCGACGAACAGGATGACCGGCGCGTGCAGCGCCAGCGCAAGACGCATCGGCCCCAGCGGAAAGTGCGCGGGGGCGCCGAGGAAGTCGACGACGACGGTTTTGTCCGCAGGATCGTGCGTGCGGTCAGCGAGGATGCCGATGAATTCGCCGTCTGCCAATGCTTCGTGAATGCGCAGCGCGGTGTCCGCTCGCCCGGGCTGCAACGCGGTGCGCGCGATGTCGGGGTTGAGCGCGTGGAGCAGGCGGGTGATCGCGGGGTTGTGTTCGGTATCCATGAGTACACGCAAGGGGAGGTCGACCCGTGCCTGGCCGAGTGCGCGGGCGGCATCGAAGCTGCCGATGTGGGCGCCGATGAGGATGGCGCCGCCGTCGCCGGTGTCCCGCGCTGCCTGTACGACGTCGGCGCCGCGAATGTCGATGTGCAGGCGTGCGTGCCGGCCGCTGAGGAAGAATACGCGGTCGAGAATGACGCTGGCGAAAGTGAAGAAGTGATGCCAGAGGTCGCGCGCGCGCGGCTCGCGGTCGAGCACGCGCCTCAGATAGGCGCGTGAGACGCGCCGCGAGGTGGGCGAGGTGGCAATGTAATAAACGGTGATCGGGTAGAGCAGCGCGCGGCCCAGCCAGCGGCCGCCGCGCAGGGCGAGGGTGCGGATCAGCCACAGGGTGAAAGGGTTGCTGCGTTCGGGGCGGTCGCGCCAGTCCGGGCTGCCGGTCGCGTTCATGCCGGTTTGCCCCGTTTGCCGCGAACGGCGAGTTCGGCGCCGATACGTACTTCGAAGTCAAGAGCGCCGTGCGGGGCCGGGTGCAGCAGTGCGTCCAGGCGGTCACCGGGGCGGGCGGGACGCAGGAACTTGGCATGCACGTCTGCGCCATGCAGGCCGCTGCCGTAGGCTTGCGTGGCACAGGCGTCGAGCCAGTCGAGGATCACGCAAGCCGGCAGCAGCGGGTCGTCAGGGAAGTGTCCGGCCAGTGCCGGGTGGTCGGCGGGCACGATCCAGGCGCAGCGGCGGTCGGCGGCGCTCATCGGGCTGCATGCGCCGCGGCGGGTGCGGCGCGCTGGGTCGATTGGGCGAAGATCCAGGCCACGCCGACGCCTGCCGAAAGATAGCGGCGGGTGCGGACCAGGGGCGAGTGTTCGAAGACGGCGCCTTGCAGGGAGTCGTAGTGCAGGAAGCCGCCGACCCAGAACCGACCGAAGCGGCGGTTGGCGGCCAGATAGAGGTTGGTGCCGCTATAGCCGGCCGGGGCGCGGTAGGTGGGGCGGTTGGCGGTCGCGTATTGCGGGGCGACGTCGTAAAAATAGCGGTGGTAACCGCGGTCGCCAAAATCCGGCCCCAGGGCCAGGCCGAGATTCCAGCCGCTGTCGCGCCAGTCGGGCAGGTTAAGGTTGAGGTACGGTGCGGCGACCCAGCCGATCTGCGTGAGCCTGAGGGTCTGTACGGAGCGGATCGCCAGGCGCAGGTCGAGGGTGGCCTGCGGGGTGCGGTAAAGGTGCAGCTTGAGTTGGGGGCCGACTTCGAACGTGGGTTGCAGGTTCGGCATGCCGCGGCGAATGGGGACGTGCGCGCTGGAGACCGGCGGCGAGGCGGTGGCGCTGAGGCTGAGGCTGAGGCGCGGGGATGCGAAGAACACGCCGCGGATGCCGTGGCGGTCGGCGCGCAGGAACTGCCCGCGATAGATGACGAAGGGGAACGGCAGGAGATAGGTCTGGTACTCGGTCGCGCCGGGGTAGGCGGGCAGTGAGAGCAGGTAAGTGCCGGCGCCGAGTTCCCACAGGGGTTTGCCGTTTGTGCCGGCCTCGGCGAGCGCGGGCAGCAGCCCGAGGCAGAGTATGGTCAGGATGCGGCGCATCAGCGCTGCCCCAGGAGTCTGCCGGACTTGGATAATTGAAGCGAGGCGGGTGGGAAATGGACCCATTATTTCACCGCCGCAGCCGATTCTTTCAAAGTCCGACCGGTTCCCTGAGAGAGGCCTTCGATCTCCATCAGCAGGTCGCTGCGGCAGACGGTGGCATGCAGGTATATGCGCGCTGCGGCGCCTGCCGGCAGGCGGGTTTCGAGGGCGTCGCGCACAGGTTCGAGCAGTGCAGGTTCGCGCAGGTAGACCTTGAGCAGGTCGAGTTCGGCGATGCTGCGGATGCTCAGACCGTGCCGCGTGTGGGCTTCGCCGATCAGTGCGTCAATGTTGGTCAGGATTTCCTCCAGCTGCGGCAGTAAGGTGGCGTGGCGGCTTTCGTGGCCGACGATGCTGGCCGTGCCGGAGATGTAGAGGTGATCCCGCTCTGGCCAGCGTTTGAGCAGCGCGCGCGCGAACGAGGGGCTGCGTGGGCTGTAGCGGGGCGGGTAGCGAAAGGCGCTGATCTGGCGCGGGTTTTCGATCTGGATGCCGGGTTCACGGGCGGCGAGAAGGTAGACGTTGAGCGGGCCGCCGTGAGAGCCGAGGGCGCTGGCGGCAGGCAGGGCGGCTTCGAATTCGCCGAGCATTTCGAGTGCGTGGTAACGTCCGACGCAGAACGACTGGTAGCGCTCCAGGCCGTCCTCGACGTCGAGGATGCGCGGAAAATAGTTCCAGACGCGCAGCAGGTGCGGGTAGGCCGAATCGTCGAGCAATTCGAGGATGCGGTCGTAGATGGCATGGGCGCTGGAGCGGATGTCGTCGGCCGGCAGTTGCAGGCTGGCGAACAGGATGTCGTCGTTGCGGGCGATGCGCAGGCCGTCGCGGGCGATGCGTTCGACCGGGGTCGGGCTGGACCAGTGTTCGCAGAGCGGTGTGCCGGCCAGTTGCGGCAGGACAAGGTCGAAGTTGCAGGTGTCGTCGGCGGACAGCCACGGCGCGTCGGCAAAGCCGATCAGTGCGAGTGTGTGCGGATCGCGCGCGAGTTCGTCGCGCCGGGCGGCGTTGATATAGCGAACCGCGAACGGCGCCGGTGCTGAATGTGTTGGGTCGGGCATCGCTTGGCGTCTGTCTGATTCAGGTGGTCGTCGCGAGTGAGTGGGCAGTAACAGCTGTGGTCTGTTGTTTGAGGTTGATCGTGGCTCCTGGCCAAATATGCACAGGGCAATGGTCCTGGTGTCTCGTCGGAGCAGAGTGGATGGTCTCTGCATCCGACAAATGACAGGTCCGGTTGTTCAGTCTTTGTCTACCGAGAGTGTGCCGCCGCTGAAGGTCAGCGCGTTGTTACGCCGGCGCAGTGCGGCGGCGCGGCGCTGCGCCGGCCAGTTGGCGAGTACGGTGATGTAGTAGATGGCCTTGAAGACCAGTGTCGGTATACGCATTGGCGTCGGGCGGAACACGTCGCCGGCGAGCATGGTGGTGACGGCGTCGCGTACGCGGAAGACGTTGCGTGGTGACATGAACAGGTTTTGCATGGCCGGGGTGTTGAAACGGTAGATGAACCAGGCGAAATGCTTCATGCCGCGGCGCATGTGGCGTTCGTGGGCGGCGATGAGCTGTGCGCGGCGTTCGGGATGGTCGAGCAATTGATCAACCACGTCGGCGGCGCTGAAGGCGCTGGTCAGCGCCAGGTGCACGCCACTGGAGAACACCGGGTCGAGAAAGGCATAGGCATCGCCGATCATGAGGTAGCCGTCACCGGCGGACGCTTTTGAGTAGTAGGTGAAGTTGCCGGTGGCCTGCACCTCGCCGACCTGTTCGGCATGCTGCATCCGCTCGGCCACGCCGGGCGACAGGGCGATGGTGCGTTGCAGGAATTCGGCCGGCGGGCAATCGCGGGTTTTGAGGTATTCGGGCCAGCAGACGGCGCCGACGCTGGTGATGCCGTCGCGCAGCGGAATCATCCAGAACCAGCCGTGTTCGAACCAGTACACGCTGATATTGCCGGCATCGTGGCCGTCGCGGCGCGGGATGTTGCGAAAGTGTCCGAAAATCGCAGCGCTGTTGTGGTCGGGGTTCTTGTACTTGAGGCCGAAGCGTTTGGAGAGCAGCGTGTCGCGGCCACTGGCGTCGATCACGAAACGGGCTTCCCAGGTGTGGGTGTCGCCCGCGGCGTCTTGTGCCTGAACGAGGCTGGTCTGGCCGGGGCGGAAGTCGATTCGGCTCACGCGCATGCCTTCATAGGTTTGCGCACCCTTGACGCCGGCGTTGCGGAACAGCGCCTGATCGA
This genomic stretch from Acidihalobacter ferrooxydans harbors:
- a CDS encoding MipA/OmpV family protein, which translates into the protein MRRILTILCLGLLPALAEAGTNGKPLWELGAGTYLLSLPAYPGATEYQTYLLPFPFVIYRGQFLRADRHGIRGVFFASPRLSLSLSATASPPVSSAHVPIRRGMPNLQPTFEVGPQLKLHLYRTPQATLDLRLAIRSVQTLRLTQIGWVAAPYLNLNLPDWRDSGWNLGLALGPDFGDRGYHRYFYDVAPQYATANRPTYRAPAGYSGTNLYLAANRRFGRFWVGGFLHYDSLQGAVFEHSPLVRTRRYLSAGVGVAWIFAQSTQRAAPAAAHAAR
- a CDS encoding LolA-related protein: MTSGAFIRKLFGAAGLTLTLLIAPFAHAANITFGQVLGDLANVQSIKVPFTEVRHLSILTRALTLHGELIYRKPDFLEKRITAPVKQRFTLNGNRITLVDAQGQTRSISLNMAPPALSGIVDAYRALLRGDRNALEFNYWTTFRAQGRHWRLVLEPKARNLQNYLKNVTIDGDGARIETIDTRQANGDRSVMKMQPPATDGK
- a CDS encoding NAD(P)/FAD-dependent oxidoreductase: MTATSTTQNCDVLIVGGGPAGSSAAALLAQKGRQVVLLEKDHHPRFHIGESLLPQSLPLLEKLGVLDAVRDDIGVLKPGAEFNSDSHSNRHQVYYFKHAWDKNWPHAYEVRRSDFDQALFRNAGVKGAQTYEGMRVSRIDFRPGQTSLVQAQDAAGDTHTWEARFVIDASGRDTLLSKRFGLKYKNPDHNSAAIFGHFRNIPRRDGHDAGNISVYWFEHGWFWMIPLRDGITSVGAVCWPEYLKTRDCPPAEFLQRTIALSPGVAERMQHAEQVGEVQATGNFTYYSKASAGDGYLMIGDAYAFLDPVFSSGVHLALTSAFSAADVVDQLLDHPERRAQLIAAHERHMRRGMKHFAWFIYRFNTPAMQNLFMSPRNVFRVRDAVTTMLAGDVFRPTPMRIPTLVFKAIYYITVLANWPAQRRAAALRRRNNALTFSGGTLSVDKD